One Emys orbicularis isolate rEmyOrb1 chromosome 20, rEmyOrb1.hap1, whole genome shotgun sequence genomic window, CACAGTGTTCCCCCGGAGCGGTGTTGAGATCCCGGGGGGCTGCTGTTCCCAGGGGAGGAGTGGACAAGGgggtgttccaccccagaagggggggcTGGAATTGggtcatttcccctccccatctccaggGCCCTCCTAGGAAACCCAAGTCGCAGGGATCGCTCCCCAATCTCCTTTGCTCGCCCACATCCTGCCCAGAGCGTGTGGGAGCTGGTCCCCGGGGCAGGGCCAGAGCTAGCGGGTCGCACGAAGCCCCCCCCCATCGTCCGCATAGTGCCCCGTCCCCAAAGAGATGATCCCCGACGCCCGGCTGCCAGGGGGCCAGCAAAGTGCCTCGGGCTGGTGTCAGGCCAGCACCCATGAGTCCATGGAAGGAAAAGACCTAAAGGGGTTGGGAACCCGCCGCCAGGGGCTGGAGGAGATTGAGGACGCCGAGGGTGGGGTGCTGGCAGAACCCCCGCCCGGCCACTAGGGGGCGTGACCGCGGATGGGTCCCAGCAGAACCCCCGCCCGGCCACTAGGGGGCCTGACCGGTGAACAGGACCAGCTGATCCGCTGCTTGGCCACTAGGGGGCGTGACCGGGGACCTGGTCCCAGCAGAACCCCCGCCCAGCCACTAGGGGGCGTGACCAGGACGGGCCCCCTGGCACACTCCGGTGTGACTCCGCTTGACCCCGTCTGGGGAAGGATCTTGTCCTGAAGCCGGGCTCTTTATTCCCAAAGTAGGGAATTCGGGGGACAGTGGGTGACAGTTTCTGAGCTCCTGGGGGACGGCTGGACTCAGATCCACTCACCCCTTCGGAGCGATCGTCCGCCTGCCACGCAGAGCAGTGTGCCTCAGAGGAAGAAaatgctgagatgcagccacctctggggtggggcagctggggaacagctgcacatAACTCACAGGGAAGGCTCgcccggcactgagatgcagccacctcttggcAGGGCAGCTGGAAAACAGCCACACATAACGCTGTATGGGAATGGCTCacccggtgctgagatgcagctatGTCTGGGGCGGGGCAACTGGGAAACAGCTGCACATAACACCGCACGGGGACAGCTCACCAGGGGCTGAGATGcacccacctctggggcggggcagctgggacCTGCCCCCAGTGATGCCGCCCGTGCCCTGCCGTGCGGTGCCCCCTGGAGGGGGGAAGGTTCCATGGCAGTTggagggagctgcgggggggagggaggggctttgCGCACCGGGGACTCCTGCGAAGGGACTTTGGGGAGATCGGGGTGAAGCCCCCAGGTTCTGCTGCCGCCCCAGGAGGCCCCGGGGTCCCCGCAGCGTGTGGGGTGGGGGCGATGCCCAGGCTCCCCCGTGGCGCCCCCCGGTGGCTGAACGGGACGTCGCCCTACAGAGCAGTCAGCAGCTGCTCCGCCTGCctcagcttcctgctgctctcgGCCGCCCTGCTGGGCCCCGGCTGGCGGGACGGGGGCCACCCCCAGGACGCCGGGGTCCTCGCCGGGCTGTGCACCAAGCTAGCCTGTGGGAGCACCAGACAGGCCAGCGGTAAGGGGGGACGGTGCGccccactcccaacccgcagccccctgctagcccagccctgggctcccccctcccccagctctgccggtgcccctcactcccgacctgcagccccctgctggcccagccctgcccccctctcacGCAAAAGGACTGGGCAGGGTGGTGGGTCTTTAACCCCACGTTGCCCTTGGTGTCCCCGTAGATCTCCTGAGGGCCGCTCGCATCTGCCTGACCCTCGCCACTCTCACTGGCTTCGTGGCCGCCGTGGCCGTGCTCAGCCGCTGCTCCCGGCTCGCCCGCGTCGGGAAGGTGCCCAGCCTGCTGATCTCCGCAGCAGCCAGCTTCACCGCAGGTAGCGCTGCGTTCCTCCCCGCCCGGCGCTGGCACACGGACGGATCTGGGGTGGGacggggctgtttatacagggacccctcacccggcgctgagatgcggctgcctctggggtggggcgcggggcctggttatacagggacccctcgtccggtgctgagatgcaaccgcctctggggtggagtgcgggggctggttatacagggacccctcgcccggcgctgagatgcggccacctctggggagggacacggggctggttatacagggacccctcaccggtgctgagatgcggctgtctctggggtggggcatggggctggcggAAGAGCAGGTCCCTGGGGCGGCCATAGGAAGTGGTAATTCTGCCCCACTTGCCTCTAGGGCTGTCCGGTTTAACTGCCATGGTGCTGTATACGCTGGCTGAGGCCCGCCATGCGGCCACGCTGAATATCACCTGGCCCTTCTGCCTGGCCTGGCTGGCGTTCACACTGTCCATAGTGAACGGTGAGTGAGCCTGGGGGgcgcgtgcggggggggggggggaaggcaaggCCATGGGGGCAGGGCTCCCTTATCTATCATCTCTCGGGCTCAGCAGCTTCCTAGTGCTGGGGTATCTCCCCCAGCAGCCTCCGGGCTGGCGGATCCCAAAGCACCTTGTGAGCTGGTTatccggcgctgagatgcagccacctctggggtggggcgcaggggctggctatccagggacccctcgcccggcgctgagctgggttctcttctctcctctcttcaggtgttttcagcttGCTCACGCATGTCCTGTACCCTGAGCCGGGGCCCCAGCGCTGGCCATGCCTGAGGCCCGACGCGCACCTGCATACCAGGAAGCAGGAGCAGCTGGCTGGGGAGTGACAGGGCTGGAGATGGACCCTGGGCAggggagcgtgtgtgtgtgtgtgtgtgtgtgtgtgtgtgtgtgtcccctccaccccacccccagggccggattaaggcaggggctttaggggctgcagcccagggccccggctcAAGGGGGACCCCGCAAAAATCAATCACCAGCAGCGATCTGCAACCCCGGGCCATCTCTCTGCCTGGCcgggccccacgccgctcccggaagcagccggctgctggcacgtctctccTGGCGGATGGTGGGGGAGACGgttccgcgcgctgcccccacccctggcacCAGGcacgggcagcgcacggagactcGCTGTCCCCCTcccgcagagacgtgccagccgccggccgcttccgggagcggcgtggggcccgggcaggcagggagccgggCTGAACCTTGCCGCGCCACCGGCCAGGAGCCGCCTGTGATAAGCGCCACCGGCCGGAGCCtgaaccccgcaccccctcccgcaccccgacCCCTGCCCTGCGTCAGaattcccctcctgcaccaaagcccctcccagagcctgcacccctcagccctcacctgcaccccaatcccctgcgccagcctggagccccctcctgcacccaaactccctcccagacctgcaccccctcacctgcaccccaaccccctgcctcagcccagagccccctcctgcagcaaaccccctcccagagcctgcaccccaatcccctgcaccagcctggagccccctcctgcacccaaactccctcccagagcctgcaccccgcaccccatcctGTACCCCgatccctgccccaggtcagaatccccctcctacacccaaactccctcccaggaaagACTTGTAtgcaggggccccacaaaatctcaTAGCCCCGGGCCCACGGGACAGTTAATCGGACCCTGCCCATCCCGCCAGGCCAAGCCAGCGACCGGACCCAGCGACCACCCAAGGCTCCGCGCTGGGCCCAGCCCGGCCTCTCGGCCCTGGGGAGGGAGGTTTTGGCTCCACTTCCCGGCGGTGACTCGTCTACTTCGCTTAGGCGATTTTCTCGCCATCGCCACCTTGGAAACGTGTATTAGCTGCAGAACAGCAGCGTCCTGGCTCCGGCCGGGAGGGGGGTACGGCCCCCTGGTGCCACCCAAACACAGCCCAAAgagaccccactccctgcccacagagagaacccaggagtcctggctcccacccccctgctctaaccactggaccccactcccctcccagagccaggagagaacccaggagtccttgctcccaccccctctgctctaaccactggaccccactcccctcccagagccaggagagaacccaggagtcctggctcccagtcctgaagcagcagcatcccattgaagtcaaagtggggcaagtgggggtggggatttcTTGTCCCCTTGTCGCTGGCGAGTTGCTGAGCTGTGTCTGCGATGCCCCCTCAAGAACCACAGAGACAggaagccggggagggggggggggggaaggggggaggtggccgggtgcagagagagagacagctcagagccagcgagagagagaaagggctgggtgtggggatggggagaTAAACGGCGTGTCTGGGGAAGGATAGATATGGGGTAcacagggatggagggatggatgggatACACAGGGATCGGGGTACacagggatggggggatggatgggggtacACAGGGATTGGGGTACACAGGGATGGTTGGAGGGTTAGATGGGTGCACAGGGATTGGGGTACACAGGGatggttggagggatggatgggggtaCACAGGGATTGGGGTACACAGGGATGGttgggggtacacagagatcgGGGTACACAGGGatggttggagggatggatggggtaTAGAGGGATCGGGGTacacagggatggatggataggggtACACAGGGatggttggagggatggatggggtaCAGAGGGATCGGGGTACACagagatggagggatggatggagggatggattggGGTACACAGGGatggttggagggatggatgggggtaCAGAGGGATCGGGGTACACAGGGATGGTTGGGGGTACACCGAGATCGGGGTACACAGGGatggttggagggatggatgggggtaCAGAGGGATCGGGGTACACAGGGCTGGAGGGATGGGGGTACACAGGGATCGGGGTACACAGGGCTGGACACATACTGTCTCCTCGgacgctcactctccccacccagccccacaagCTCCTTCCTGCTAAATAtcagccccgccccccgtgaCCCCACCCGCTGGGGAGGGACAGCCCGGGCTGGGTGCAGCCGGACAGACTGTGCAGGGGGCACCCAGGAAGGTAAGGACACGCTGTGCTCTGCTCCCCAACCCCGCCATGCGCCCCGCTCTGGGCCCCTCTACCCTACAGCCCCCCAccaccattagaccccactcctcttcccgagccagggagagaacccaggagtcctggctcccagcgtcccctcctctaaccactagacccaactcccctcccagagctggggggacaACCCAGGGGTCCTGAGCCCTGTGGGTGGTGTCGTGGGTCCCCAGTAgcggagaggggctgggaggagagtCCATGGGGTGACCGTCCAGGGGCAATGGAAAGAAATGAAACCAAAGTGAGGAAGGGGGATGAGGGGCCAGATACTGGGCAGGGGGGGTCCATGGGGTTGAGccggggtggcagggagggggcaggataccgggctagGGGGGTCCATGGGGCTGAGCCAgggcggcagggagggggcaggataccgggctagGGGGGTCCATGGGGctgagctggggcggcagggagggggcaggataccgggctgggggggtccatggggctgagccagggcggcagggagggggcaggataccgggctagGGGGGTCCATGGGGCTGATCCCCAGGGCGGGGGCCGCGAGCTGGCTGAGGGGGGCTGGGTTTGCGCAGGTCCCAGGCTGACGGGAAGGTGTAAGAACAGCTCAGGGAAGTGGCTGGGGTGTGAAAAGCAGACGCAGAGAACAGCAGCTCCGCTAACCACTGGAGAacgctcctccccgcccccaccgggGCTAGAGCgagacccaggcgtcctggctcccagcccccacccccacccccaccctctagCTACTaggcctcactcccctcccagagccagggagaaaacccaggcgtcctggctcccagccccgccctcctgctctaaccactagcccccactcccctttcccggggcagggggagaacatGAGTCACTGCAGCAGTTTGACTCAGCGGGGCCCAGCTGGGGCGACTGGGACGCtgggtgggcgggggaggggcgataCCAGCAATGAGGGGGGGGTGTCCCCCGATTCCAGGGCTCCTGGGCCCAGCTCGGGTTTCTCTTGCAGGTCCGGTAGCCAAGACTCTGCCCGGCGGCCCGGCTCGGCGGGAGATGTGGGCCTGTAGCGTGGGGAGCTGCCTGCTGGCCGTGCTCAGCCTGGTGCTGCTCTCCATGGCTCTCGTCACCGACTACTGGCTCTTGGCCATTGGCGCCAAGGACACGGCCCACAGCGGGCTGTGGCAGGAGTGCCTGCCCGTTGGGTGCCAGAGCCCAGCCCACGTCACCGGTGAGCAGACGGCTCGGAtgtggcccctctggggtggggcgggggctggtacTTATCCAGGGGCCTCTCACCCAGCGCTgggatgcggccacctctggggtgcggCGTGGGGGGTGTTTATACGGGGATCCCACGCCCGGCGCTGAGACATGGCCATCACTGGGGTCAGGAggggggctggttatacagggacccctcgcctggTGCTgggatgcggccacctctggggtgcggCACAGAGGGTGTTTATATGGGGATCCCACGCCCGGCGCTGAGACATGGCCATCACTGGGGGTCGGGAggggggctggttatacagggacccctcgcctggtgctgggatgcagccacctctggggtgggacgggggggctggttataataataattaataatggagatatcccatctcctagaactggaagggaccttgaaaggtcatcgagtccagccccctgccttcactagcaggaccaagtactgattttgccccagatccccaagtggccccctcaaggattgaactcacaaccctgggtttagcaggccaatgctcaaagcactgagctatcccccccccctaTACAGGggccccttgccctgccctgagatgcagccacctctggggtgggacatggggGGTATTTATACAGGGCCCCCTTGCCCGATCCTGGGGTGTACATggacagctctgccgatgcccctcactcccgacccgcagccccctgctcccccagccctggcctccccagtGCAGGCGGGGGCTTGGGACTGCGGGGCAGGGGGGTTCCTCATTAACCCTTCGTGTCCCTGTCCCCCCACAGGGTATATACAAGCCACACGGGCCTTCCTGATCCTGGCCGCGCTGGCCACCGCCGCGTCCGTCCTGTCCCTCCTGCTCTCCGTGACGTCTTGCATCCGCATCCCTGTGAGCACCGACCTCCTGGCCTCCATCGCAGCCTTCACCGCCGGTAGGGACCGGACTCAGGGCCTGTCCCGTCAGTGGGTGGGGGGCGCTggtccggccccagggcgggggggcagggaatggggtacggggcctgtcccctctagggggcgccggctcccatccagccccagggtggcGGACTGACTGGCCGAGGGGGTCCGATCTggccccatggggggagggggctgtccgAGGGGGTCCGATCTGGCCCCACGGGGAGGCGGGGGAGAACGGCCGTCTCAGGGGctctaactccccccccccctccacaggcAGCTGCACCCTCATTGCCATGGGCGTATACACCGGCGAATCGTGGCACAAGAACCAGGACGGGCAGATCCAACTGACCTTCGAATGGTCCTTCTATCTGGGCTGGGCCGCCCTGCCGCTGCTGGCCCTGAGCGGTGAGAGCCGGGCCGCggtgccgggggggggtgggggtgggcaggagccagtggatgggtgctggggggcaggggagggggcgctggggggagcggggcagggagcCACGGGGGGCAGGGTCCTGTGGGGAGAGGCCAGGGGATGGGGTGCTGTGGGAGCCATGGGGGGCAGGAGCCACTGgatgggtgctggggggcaggggagggggcgccgTGGGGAGCAGGGTGCTAGGGGGCGTGGTGGGAGGGGGCACCGTGGGAATCTGGGTCAGGGTGCCacggggggcagggtgctggggggaaTGGGGTAGGGAGCCATGGGGCAGCAGGCGGCAGGGGgcggctggggttgtgggggtgccgtgttggggggaggaggctggggggctgcagggaggggatgcTGCGCAGGGcgagggggctgtggggagatgggggcactgtggggggcagggcgctgtggggcagggggtgctggagggggctgtggggctgtctccaatctctcccatctccccccagGTACCTTCGCCCTTGTGGCCCACCAGCGCCATGCGGGATACGAGAGGCAGTGACCGGAGCCCCGGAGAGATGGGGGACTGGATGGACCCCcctgctggagcggagccggcgccccctagaggggaaaggcctcatgccccattccctgccacaGCCGATCCCCGCCCTCTGCCGTGGGGCTGGAGGGCAGCCAGCGCCCCCAGATGCTCTAGTCGGTGGTTTTAGGGTCTGTTCATCTTTGGGCCTTTTCTTGCTTTGAAATAAATTGTCCCTTTGCATCCGAACCCCGTCTCCCCCCAGTTACTGGACCCACAGCGGGGACTGGGCTGGGTGGGCCCGGGACCGATCGGGGGGGCCGCCTGGACCATGGGGGTTCCAGAATCTTGGGGTTACCATGGGAGTCAAGATGTGAttagagccgggggaggggggcctggctctttggctctaaccactaggcctgaccccGAGGGATACCTGGCCAAtgcccagtggcagggagtcccggggggtaACCCCACCAATGCCCAGTGGTGGGCAGTACTGGGGGTTAACCCCACCATTGTCCAgcggcagggagtcccgggggttaaCCCCGCCAATGCCCAGTGGTGGGCAGTACTGGGGGTTAACCCCGCCAATGCCCAGCggcagggagtcccagggggttacCCCGCCAATGCCCAGTGGTGGGCAGTACTGGGGGTTAACCCCACCAATGCTCAgcggcagggagtcccggggttTAACCCCACCAATGCCCAGTGGTGGGCAGTACTGGGGGTTAACCCCACCAATGCCCAGCGGTAGGGAGTCCCGGGGTTTAACCCCACCAATGCCCAGTGGTGGGCAGTACTGGGGGTTAACCCCACCAATGCCCAgcggcagggagtcccgggggttaaCCCCGCCAATGCCCAGCggcagggagtcccaggggttaATCCCGCCAATGCCCAGCggcagggagtcccaggggttaACCCCACAGTTTTTTCAGCGTTGCTGTGCCTGGTTTCCCCTGTCTATGATGGGCTCCAAGCTGGGGGCGGCCGGGCTCTGTCTCTCCTGCGTGTCGACCGTGCTGCTGACGGTATCTGCTGCCACTGAGTCCTGGCTCCAGCTCTGGGTCCTGGGCATCGTCTTTCACCGGGGGCTGTGGAGGGAGTGTCAGCTGGGGGCCTGCGCCCCCCTCCAGGGCCAGCCAGGTAGGGACATCGGGTTAACCCTGCTCTGATCTAGTGGCGGGGAGTCCCACTGGTTAAACCTGCTCTGATCTAGTGGCAGGGGGTCCCACTGGTTAACCCAGCTCTTATCCAGTGCCggggagtcccacaggttaaccCAGCTCCTATGTAGTGGCAGGCAGTGACCCGGCTTAACCCTGCCAATTTAAGGCCCAGTGGTGGGGAGTCCCTCATGCTCCATCATCAGGGAGTAGCTGGATAGGGAAACTGACTGAAAGAAAGCGTGGGGGGGCTCAGCTCTACCCACCCAGGAGGAAGGCCTGGTTTCGGGGGGGTGTGCAgctcccccttttcctccccacttCGCTGCTGTCAATGCACCGCGCATGGAGCATTGGCGCCATCCACCGGCCACATGGGGACACGGCAGGTCATGGAGACGTCCTGGGGGCTGGGGTGAACCCAG contains:
- the LOC135892179 gene encoding protein NKG7-like, with protein sequence MWACSVGSCLLAVLSLVLLSMALVTDYWLLAIGAKDTAHSGLWQECLPVGCQSPAHVTGYIQATRAFLILAALATAASVLSLLLSVTSCIRIPVSTDLLASIAAFTAGSCTLIAMGVYTGESWHKNQDGQIQLTFEWSFYLGWAALPLLALSGTFALVAHQRHAGYERQ